The Methylomarinum vadi genome has a window encoding:
- a CDS encoding helix-turn-helix domain-containing protein — translation MSGSNVAHLPTKEEAEAAKVTSRTLSKYANSDRLNLKVTLNGGETEDLILPGFAINMLLDVLTEMSKGNAVTLMPINAELSTQQAAELLNVSRPHLVSLLEQGELPYRKVGTHRRVMAKDVFEYKQRIDEARQTTLDELAAQSQELGMGYE, via the coding sequence ATGTCTGGATCAAATGTTGCGCATCTGCCAACGAAAGAAGAGGCAGAAGCAGCTAAAGTCACAAGTAGAACCCTATCGAAATACGCTAATAGCGATAGGTTAAACTTGAAAGTCACACTTAATGGGGGAGAGACCGAAGATTTAATTCTTCCCGGGTTTGCTATAAACATGTTGCTTGATGTTTTGACGGAAATGTCAAAAGGCAATGCCGTTACGTTGATGCCGATTAATGCCGAGTTGTCCACTCAGCAAGCGGCCGAACTATTGAACGTGAGCCGCCCACACCTGGTTAGCTTGCTGGAACAAGGGGAATTGCCATATAGGAAAGTAGGGACGCATCGAAGAGTCATGGCAAAGGATGTCTTTGAGTATAAACAGCGCATTGATGAGGCGCGACAAACAACACTGGATGAGTTGGCGGCCCAATCTCAAGAACTGGGCATGGGATATGAATAG
- a CDS encoding M20 aminoacylase family protein yields MNIYPDIAMLHEEMRQWRRHFHQYPETAYEEQQTADFICRQLQSFGLEVECGLGVTGVVGILSVGQSKRKIALRADMDALFIEERNDVEYKSRHPGKMHACGHDGHSAMLLGAAKYLAENRHFDGTVYFIFQPAEEGRAGAKRMIDDGLFERFPAQAVFGLHNFPDIPAGHFAVKPGAMMASFDCFEIRLCGTATHAAMPHLGDDVMLAAAQTVTALQAIVSRHVNPVEAAVVSVTQIHGGNTWNAIPDEVVLRGTYRCFNTNVQALIENKIRHIAESVAQCFGLRADVKINPENPGYPVTWNSDAETAAAIAAAQAVVGSEAVDLQPVASMGSEDFAFMLQQKPGCYLWLGNGPGAGGCLLHNPHYDFNDDILPVGASYWVKLVEMQLAPVSCWNTGAVTSVI; encoded by the coding sequence ATGAACATCTATCCTGATATCGCAATGTTACATGAGGAAATGCGACAGTGGCGACGGCATTTTCATCAATATCCGGAAACGGCTTATGAAGAGCAACAGACTGCCGACTTTATTTGTCGGCAGTTGCAAAGTTTCGGTTTGGAGGTCGAGTGCGGGCTGGGTGTGACCGGGGTGGTGGGGATCTTGTCGGTCGGTCAAAGCAAGCGCAAAATTGCACTGCGCGCCGATATGGATGCGCTGTTCATCGAGGAGCGTAACGACGTGGAATATAAATCGCGCCATCCTGGCAAGATGCATGCTTGCGGCCATGACGGGCATAGCGCGATGCTGTTGGGGGCGGCAAAATATCTGGCGGAAAATCGCCATTTCGACGGCACGGTGTATTTTATTTTCCAGCCGGCCGAGGAAGGGCGGGCCGGGGCCAAGCGCATGATCGACGATGGCTTGTTCGAGCGATTTCCGGCCCAAGCCGTGTTCGGGCTGCATAATTTTCCGGATATTCCGGCCGGACATTTCGCCGTCAAGCCGGGGGCGATGATGGCGTCCTTCGATTGTTTCGAGATTCGGCTATGCGGCACGGCGACTCACGCGGCCATGCCGCATCTAGGCGATGATGTGATGCTGGCCGCCGCGCAAACGGTGACAGCATTGCAAGCCATTGTCAGCCGGCATGTTAACCCGGTCGAGGCAGCGGTGGTCAGTGTCACGCAGATTCATGGCGGCAATACCTGGAATGCGATTCCGGACGAAGTGGTGTTGCGGGGGACTTATCGCTGTTTCAATACCAACGTACAGGCGCTGATCGAGAACAAAATTCGTCACATCGCCGAGTCGGTTGCGCAATGTTTCGGTTTGCGGGCCGACGTCAAGATTAATCCGGAAAATCCGGGGTACCCGGTGACTTGGAACAGTGACGCGGAAACGGCAGCGGCGATAGCGGCAGCCCAAGCTGTGGTGGGGAGCGAAGCGGTCGATCTGCAACCGGTCGCAAGCATGGGGTCGGAGGATTTCGCCTTCATGTTGCAACAAAAGCCAGGCTGTTATCTGTGGTTGGGTAACGGGCCGGGAGCCGGCGGTTGCCTGCTACATAATCCTCATTACGATTTCAATGACGATATTTTACCGGTCGGTGCCAGTTATTGGGTGAAGCTGGTGGAGATGCAGTTGGCGCCAGTATCCTGTTGGAATACAGGCGCCGTGACGAGCGTTATTTGA
- a CDS encoding TM2 domain-containing protein, translating to MIGHIESYDNKIQTGIIKFEDKFYEFYIDQWELESPPQPGDDVDFDIDEEGKVIDVSPVGAYLRDTKPVKRKWVAVVLGLLFGAVGLHRIYLGFYGLGIAQILVTLITGGYGVMWGFIEGVLLMTGHIYKDAKGRFLK from the coding sequence CGGCATCATCAAGTTCGAGGACAAGTTTTACGAGTTTTACATCGACCAGTGGGAGCTCGAATCGCCGCCCCAGCCCGGCGATGACGTCGATTTCGATATCGATGAGGAAGGTAAGGTGATTGATGTCAGTCCGGTCGGCGCCTATTTGCGGGATACGAAACCAGTTAAAAGGAAATGGGTAGCTGTCGTATTGGGCTTGTTATTCGGCGCGGTGGGTTTGCATCGAATTTATTTAGGGTTTTACGGTTTGGGCATTGCGCAGATTTTAGTCACGTTGATTACTGGAGGTTATGGCGTGATGTGGGGATTTATCGAAGGTGTTCTGCTGATGACCGGGCATATATATAAAGATGCGAAAGGGCGTTTCCTCAAATAA
- a CDS encoding BON domain-containing protein has product MKRIFPLLLIPMLTNGCSAIATGGAEVTGLSLLHDRRTSEVMLVDERIEINAGIELNAHDDIRDRCHVNVTAYNGKVLITGEAPTAELRDKIVGIVRVISGVKLVHNELAIAEPTSLGSRSKDTLITTKIKAALSEVRNLPGFDATRVKVVTENGVVYLMGLLHRNEGNVATEIARREDGVKQVVKVFEYIE; this is encoded by the coding sequence ATGAAACGAATTTTTCCTTTGCTGTTGATTCCAATGCTTACCAACGGCTGTTCGGCAATTGCTACCGGCGGCGCCGAAGTAACCGGCCTGTCGTTGCTGCACGACCGCCGCACCAGCGAAGTGATGTTAGTCGACGAACGCATTGAAATCAACGCCGGTATCGAACTCAATGCCCACGACGATATTCGCGACCGTTGTCATGTCAATGTCACGGCCTACAACGGCAAAGTATTGATCACGGGCGAGGCGCCCACTGCCGAGCTACGCGATAAAATCGTCGGGATCGTGCGGGTTATCTCCGGAGTCAAATTGGTGCATAATGAACTGGCCATCGCCGAACCAACCTCGCTGGGCAGCCGCTCGAAAGACACCCTGATCACCACCAAAATTAAGGCTGCGTTGAGCGAGGTTAGAAACTTGCCCGGCTTCGACGCCACCCGCGTCAAGGTCGTTACCGAAAATGGCGTCGTCTACCTGATGGGGCTGCTTCACCGCAACGAGGGCAATGTCGCCACCGAAATCGCCAGACGCGAAGATGGCGTTAAACAGGTGGTAAAAGTATTCGAATATATCGAATGA
- a CDS encoding JAB domain-containing protein: MADKCITAKLKEALSMVDIRTLDHFIIGGGDQYSFSTRGCCRL; encoded by the coding sequence ATGGCGGACAAATGCATAACAGCCAAATTAAAAGAAGCGTTGAGCATGGTTGATATTAGGACGCTCGATCATTTCATTATTGGCGGCGGGGATCAGTACTCATTTTCTACGCGGGGGTGTTGTAGGCTGTAA
- a CDS encoding phosphoheptose isomerase, which yields MSLQDRIINHFSDSIQTKQDAMASLCELIAFASQRIVDALVNDKKVLTCGNGGSAGDAQHFSSEMLNRFERERPSLPAVALTTDTSTLTSIANDYHFDEVFAKQLRALGQSGDILLAYSTSGNSANIVKAVNVAHEKDMLVIALTGKDGGILAGVLNEADIEIRVPSDSTARIQEVHLLISHCLCDLIDHQLFGG from the coding sequence ATGAGTCTACAAGACAGAATAATCAATCATTTTTCCGACAGCATTCAAACCAAACAGGATGCGATGGCCTCGCTGTGCGAGCTCATTGCTTTCGCTTCGCAACGCATCGTCGACGCACTGGTCAACGACAAGAAAGTACTGACTTGCGGTAACGGCGGTTCGGCCGGCGACGCCCAGCATTTTTCCTCTGAAATGCTCAATCGCTTCGAGCGCGAACGTCCATCGCTCCCCGCCGTCGCCTTGACCACCGACACCTCGACCTTAACCTCGATCGCCAACGACTATCACTTCGACGAGGTGTTCGCCAAACAGCTGCGCGCCTTGGGACAAAGCGGCGATATTCTGTTGGCATACAGCACCAGCGGCAATTCGGCCAATATCGTCAAGGCGGTCAATGTTGCCCATGAAAAAGACATGCTGGTGATCGCCCTGACAGGTAAGGACGGCGGCATTCTTGCTGGCGTACTCAACGAAGCGGATATCGAAATCAGGGTGCCATCGGACTCCACCGCCCGTATCCAGGAAGTCCACTTATTGATTTCCCATTGTTTATGCGACTTGATCGATCACCAATTATTTGGCGGCTGA
- a CDS encoding adenosylcobinamide-GDP ribazoletransferase → MALQFLTRLPVPFSFSATDQQLGRSVLFYPLVGLIIGLLLSSAAISLPAVHPPLQTALILTFWVLLTGGLHLDGLADCADAWAGGLGDRDKSLRIMKDPSAGPIAVIVLLLTLMLKWSALQALMEGRIGMALLMAPVLGRTAILGLMVSASYVSKGGLAENLLKNLPLRESQAMIVFIALAAMLSIGILPVLLAIAMAVWIRMTGLRRLGGMTGDVYGAAVELVEVAVLMGCISYD, encoded by the coding sequence TTGGCACTACAATTCCTGACCCGTCTTCCCGTTCCCTTTTCATTTTCGGCTACCGACCAGCAATTGGGTCGGTCGGTGCTGTTTTATCCCTTGGTGGGGCTGATTATCGGTTTGCTGTTGTCGTCAGCGGCAATTTCATTGCCAGCCGTTCATCCACCGTTACAAACGGCGTTGATTTTAACCTTTTGGGTGCTATTGACCGGCGGTTTGCATCTCGACGGTTTGGCAGATTGCGCCGATGCCTGGGCCGGCGGCCTGGGCGACAGGGATAAGAGTCTGCGGATCATGAAAGACCCTTCGGCGGGGCCGATTGCGGTTATCGTGTTGTTATTGACGTTGATGTTGAAATGGTCGGCGCTGCAGGCGTTAATGGAGGGGCGAATAGGAATGGCATTGTTGATGGCGCCCGTACTGGGGCGCACCGCCATTCTTGGCTTGATGGTTTCTGCTTCGTATGTCAGCAAAGGCGGCCTGGCGGAAAACCTGCTGAAAAATCTGCCGCTGAGGGAATCGCAAGCAATGATCGTCTTTATTGCGTTGGCCGCCATGTTATCGATTGGCATTTTGCCGGTTCTGTTGGCGATCGCCATGGCCGTCTGGATCAGAATGACGGGGCTGCGGCGATTGGGAGGTATGACCGGAGATGTTTATGGCGCCGCGGTCGAACTGGTCGAGGTCGCCGTGCTAATGGGATGTATTTCCTATGACTAA
- a CDS encoding YraN family protein, which translates to MLDKLRRLHLQRGDQAEQQALDFLIEQGLQLVDRNYRCKNGELDLIMQHAHTLVVVEVRFRTSAQYGGAVESITSRKQSRIIATTQHYMMKHKINSAIRFDVVAITGDRRIEWIQNAFQS; encoded by the coding sequence ATGCTCGATAAATTACGCCGGTTACATTTGCAGCGCGGCGATCAGGCCGAACAACAAGCCTTGGATTTCCTGATCGAACAAGGACTGCAATTGGTCGATAGAAACTACCGCTGTAAAAACGGCGAACTGGACTTGATCATGCAACATGCTCACACCTTGGTCGTGGTGGAAGTTCGTTTCCGCACCAGCGCTCAATACGGCGGCGCGGTGGAAAGCATTACCTCACGAAAACAATCACGTATAATAGCGACAACGCAACACTATATGATGAAGCACAAGATTAACAGCGCCATCCGTTTCGATGTCGTCGCCATCACGGGCGACCGACGCATCGAATGGATTCAAAACGCCTTTCAAAGCTAA
- a CDS encoding PIN domain-containing protein encodes MAKFSVIYDACVLYPAPLRDLLMRLALTDLFKARWTDQIHEEWINALLRRGQYDTTILERTRDLMDANVRDAKIIGYEGLIVGIELPDPDDRHVLAAAIKAGADAIITTNLKDFPEQTLSRYGIEAIHPDDFIYYQIDLAPAVACAAIKRQRQSLRNPPKSIDEFLAILQKQQLPQTVSALKKYIELL; translated from the coding sequence GTGGCGAAGTTTTCTGTTATCTATGATGCTTGCGTATTGTATCCCGCACCATTAAGGGATCTATTAATGCGCCTGGCTTTAACCGATCTGTTTAAAGCCAGGTGGACTGATCAGATCCACGAAGAATGGATCAACGCTTTATTAAGGCGTGGGCAATATGACACGACTATTTTAGAAAGAACAAGGGATTTAATGGATGCCAATGTCCGCGATGCAAAAATTATCGGTTATGAGGGCTTAATCGTGGGCATTGAATTGCCCGATCCTGATGATAGGCACGTTTTGGCGGCAGCAATTAAAGCTGGTGCCGATGCTATCATAACGACCAATCTGAAAGACTTTCCTGAACAAACTCTGTCACGGTATGGGATTGAAGCGATCCATCCTGACGATTTTATTTATTATCAAATCGATTTGGCTCCAGCCGTTGCATGCGCCGCGATAAAACGACAGCGCCAATCACTGAGGAATCCGCCAAAGAGTATTGATGAGTTTTTGGCTATTCTTCAAAAACAACAGCTTCCCCAAACCGTATCAGCACTTAAGAAGTATATTGAGCTTCTGTAA
- a CDS encoding DUF1902 domain-containing protein, with amino-acid sequence MGATLAIDIDVIYDDDANVFIATSKDVPGLILEAESFHDLRKEIEEAILNLLNHDNHVKKRKTLAELIIKNHIAIA; translated from the coding sequence ATGGGCGCGACATTAGCCATAGACATCGATGTCATTTATGATGACGATGCCAATGTATTCATTGCCACAAGCAAAGACGTGCCCGGCTTGATTTTGGAGGCGGAAAGCTTCCACGATTTACGCAAAGAGATAGAAGAAGCAATCCTTAATTTGCTGAACCATGACAACCACGTCAAGAAACGCAAAACCCTAGCCGAATTAATCATTAAAAACCATATTGCAATTGCATGA
- the bluB gene encoding 5,6-dimethylbenzimidazole synthase, translating into MTKRRFSEEEIAGVYRAIAERRDMRHFLPDPVDPTVLKRLLQAAHQAGSVGLMQPWRFIRITDQALRERVHELVEEERLETAKALGERHDEFMKLKVEGILECGELLVVAMPDKREQHVFGRRTLPEMDLASTACAIQNLWLSARAEGLGMGWVSLFDPRALAHLLSMPDGSRPVAILCLGHVESFYAKPMLEMENWAEAQPLEAFVYENSWRDD; encoded by the coding sequence ATGACTAAACGCCGATTTAGCGAGGAAGAAATCGCCGGCGTATACCGGGCGATTGCCGAACGTCGCGACATGCGGCATTTTTTGCCCGATCCGGTCGATCCCACCGTGCTTAAACGGTTGCTGCAGGCCGCGCATCAGGCTGGCAGTGTAGGCTTGATGCAGCCTTGGCGGTTTATCCGAATTACCGATCAGGCGCTTAGAGAGCGAGTACACGAGTTAGTTGAGGAGGAACGTCTGGAAACGGCCAAAGCGTTGGGCGAACGCCATGACGAGTTCATGAAATTGAAAGTGGAAGGTATCCTCGAGTGTGGTGAATTGCTGGTCGTAGCCATGCCGGATAAACGCGAGCAACATGTATTCGGCCGCCGTACTTTACCGGAAATGGATCTAGCCTCCACAGCCTGCGCCATCCAGAATTTGTGGCTGTCCGCGCGCGCCGAAGGGCTTGGCATGGGTTGGGTTTCTTTGTTCGATCCACGGGCGTTAGCGCATTTATTGTCCATGCCGGATGGCAGCCGTCCGGTGGCGATATTATGCCTCGGACATGTCGAGTCGTTTTACGCCAAACCGATGCTGGAGATGGAAAACTGGGCCGAAGCGCAACCCTTGGAAGCATTCGTTTATGAAAATAGTTGGCGCGATGATTAA
- a CDS encoding DUF3012 domain-containing protein, whose translation MNKLSLFLIPVLLALLTACAPEIGSEAWCEDMKEKPKADWTANEAADFAKHCLFK comes from the coding sequence ATGAACAAATTGTCATTATTCCTGATCCCCGTATTGCTAGCCCTGCTAACCGCCTGCGCGCCTGAAATCGGCAGCGAGGCTTGGTGCGAAGACATGAAAGAAAAACCGAAGGCCGATTGGACCGCGAACGAGGCGGCCGATTTTGCCAAACATTGCTTATTCAAATAA